From a single Brassica oleracea var. oleracea cultivar TO1000 chromosome C5, BOL, whole genome shotgun sequence genomic region:
- the LOC106293394 gene encoding uncharacterized protein LOC106293394 codes for MEFREKLLKFKLQIVFAFVFSFVTVALVTYSPGFLTVVSYFWPLVLSTALFLTAVFFFARTSDLPTSSTLSGDGSGLIVAAEGILDYVVGGQHEETLFDSFTKLD; via the coding sequence ATGGAGTTCCGGGAGAAGCTCTTAAAGTTCAAGTTACAAATAGTCTTCGCCTTCGTTTTCTCCTTCGTCACCGTCGCTCTCGTCACTTATTCTCCCGGTTTTCTCACTGTTGTATCTTACTTCTGGCCTCTAGTTCTCTCCACCGCCCTCTTTCTAACCGCAGTTTTCTTCTTCGCAAGGACCTCCGACCTTCCGACGTCATCTACCCTCTCCGGCGATGGCTCCGGCTTAATAGTGGCGGCAGAGGGGATCCTAGACTACGTCGTCGGCGGACAACACGAAGAAACTCTCTTTGATAGCTTCACTAAACTCGACTAG